A window of Homalodisca vitripennis isolate AUS2020 unplaced genomic scaffold, UT_GWSS_2.1 ScUCBcl_5768;HRSCAF=12658, whole genome shotgun sequence contains these coding sequences:
- the LOC124373514 gene encoding uncharacterized protein LOC124373514 — protein sequence MDFGKNLQLPNITTNDIYYKRQLSMYAFNIHELSSAKSIFYLYPETEGKKGSDDVSSFLHNFVYEHLDEKIRHLHIFCDSCSGQNKNFTMIRFLHYLVYEAKKLDSIKVTFPVRGHSYMECDKNMGLVNTKSKAELPSDWIEVFENARKNPFPFKVVSIDNQFCRQWTKFLDTLYMKKCPFATRTIKELKISKEGNGNEQKLMLRSSYYAAWDKCSILPKKKTHSSTVCAENEFLMPEKSYDGPLPIKKAKYNDLKDLKIFCSSAAQEYFTNLPHLDE from the exons ATGGACTTTGGTAAGAATTTACAATTGCCGAATATTACCACTAATGACATCTACTACAAGCGGCAGTTATCAATGTATGCTTTTAACATACATGAGTTGTCTAGtgcgaaaagtattttttacctaTATCCTGAGACTGAAGGAAAGAAAGGGAGTGATGATGTTTCTTCTTTCCTACACAATTTTGTCTATGAACATCTGGATGAAAAAATTAGACACCTTCACATATTCTGTGACTCTTGCTCGGGCCAGAACAAAAACTTCACAATGAtaagatttttacattatcttgttTATGAAGCAAAGAAACTTGACTCCATCAAAGTAACATTCCCTGTGCGTGGCCATTCATACATGGAATGCGACAAGAATATGGGGCTTGTCAACACAAAATCTAAGGCAGAACTTCCTTCAGATTGgattgaagtttttgaaaatgctaGAAAGAACCCTTTTCCCTTTAAAGTTGTGAGTATTGACAATCAATTCTGTAGACAGTGGACAAAATTCTTGGacacattatatatgaaaaaatgccCATTTGCTACCAGGACTATAAAGGAGCTTAAAATTTCCAAGGAAGGCAAtggtaatgaacaaaaattgatGCTGAGGAGTTCTTACTATGCAGCGTGGGACAAATGTTCAATCCTGCCAAAGAAAAAAACCCATTCTTCAACAGTATGTGCTGAAAATGAATTTCTAATGCCAGAAAAATCTTATGATg gtCCACTGCCTATCAAGAAGGCCAAATACAATGACTTGaaagatttaaagatattttgtagtaGTGCTGCCCAAGAATACTTCACCAATCTTCCccatttggatgaataa